From Acinonyx jubatus isolate Ajub_Pintada_27869175 chromosome B2, VMU_Ajub_asm_v1.0, whole genome shotgun sequence, a single genomic window includes:
- the LOC113598540 gene encoding spidroin-1-like, translating into MLTLWNGDKGGCSSEKPSQALQGSGLPEAAAPQSFSCALGAGESETDGGLGSFPKLRETVFTLTLVAEAGGVGAKKRPAKAAVAVHPPPRRPAAPFPSPSPVQSAGPQGSSRLSGLALQEQLGRRAPPEPAKEAAAGSGASAGISAAAVSLGLPPHPGGARAADAARPPSAAESGEGAGGGGWGAPLPPSRGGGGGLGAGDVPLLVPAAGRGAAGRRHRAQEPERSSPRRSPGAARDSRLRRRRRLQERQKGPGGWEGKSFLLGSRQIPTKPHAPSAEEAGWGLGAGGWGLGRGAGLASRRVTARSGPGSEPSSPPPTTRGNSPRSAAPAFAARLLLDDADKIRSSPSQVPSPPTGDPAAKLHFWSRDYHRQNLSVGTKYPLSGALLWAGRPEGGNGHTHPWGEPLAVVEPRVPEPRSAPRQSSGAIGEPLRIPGFP; encoded by the coding sequence ATGCTGACTCTCTGGAACGGAGACAAAGGAGGGTGTAGCTCGGAGAAACCTAGCCAGGCGCTCCAAGGCTCTGGGCTACCGGAGGCTGCTGCCCCGCAAAGCTTCTCTTGCGCTCTCGGCGCTGGGGAGTCCGAAACTGATGGCGGACTTGGTTCCTTTCCCAAACTTCGGGAGACGGTGTTTACCCTAACTCTGGTGGCTGAAGCAGGGGGCGTGGGGGCGAAGAAGCGCCCCGCTAAGGCTGCTGTGGCTGTCCACCCACCTCCCCGCCGCCCGGCagcacccttcccttccccctcacctGTCCAGAGCGCGGGGCCTCAGGGGTCCAGTCGCCTCTCTGGACTCGCACTGCAGGAGCAGTTGGGACGTCGGGCGCCTCCGGAACCAGCGAAGGAGGCGGCGGCGGGCTCGGGGGCGTCAGCGGGAATCTCGGCAGCCGCGGTCAGCCTCGGGCTCCCTCCCCATCCCGGCGGGGCTCGGGCAGCGGACGCGGCGCGGCCACCGAGCGCGGCTGAGTCAGGcgagggggcgggcgggggagggtggggggctcccCTACCCCCGAGccgggggggcggcggcggcctcGGGGCGGGGGACGTGCCGCTGCTTGTGCCCGCCGCGGGTCGCGGGGCCGCCGGCCGCCGCCATCGAGCGCAGGAGCCTGAGCGCTCCAGCCCTCGGAGGTCACCGGGTGCGGCGCGCGACTCGCGGCTCAGGCGTCGTCGCCGCCtccaagaaagacaaaagggacccgggggctgggaggggaaaAGTTTTCTGCTAGGCTCCAGACAGATCCCCACCAAACCTCACGCTCCAAGCGCGGAAGAggcgggctgggggctgggggctggggggtgggggctggggcggggggcggggctggcttCCAGGCGCGTCACAGCACGATCCGGACCCGGGTCCGAGCCAAGCTCGCCGCCGCCCACCACCCGTGGGAACTCCCCCCGCTCTGCTGCCCCCGCTTTCGCAGCCCGCCTCCTCCTTGATGATGCAGACAAGATCCGCTCTTCCCCCTCCCAGGTCCCCAGTCCCCCAACGGGTGACCCGGCCGCAAAGTTGCACTTCTGGAGCCGGGATTACCACAGACAAAATCTATCTGTGGGAACAAAATACCCGCTTTCAGGAGCTCTTCTCTGGGCTGGAAGGCCAGAAGGTGGAAACGGACACACCCACCCGTGGGGCGAGCCTCTTGCTGTGGTGGAGCCCCGGGTCCCAGAGCCGAGGTCGGCGCCCCGCCAGTCCTCTGGAGCAATAGGGGAGCCCTTGCGGATTCCCGGTTTTCCTTGA